The following are from one region of the Sorghum bicolor cultivar BTx623 chromosome 2, Sorghum_bicolor_NCBIv3, whole genome shotgun sequence genome:
- the LOC8059752 gene encoding ORM1-like protein 3: MGRRGEPYYVEAAPPVDVNKNTEWFMYPGVWTTYILLLFFAWLLVLSVSGCSPGAAWTVVNLAHFAITYHFFHWKKGTPFAADDQGIYSRLTWWEQMDNGQQLTRNRKFLTVVPVVLYLIASHLTDYKQPMFFLNTIAVFVLVVAKLPNMHKVRIFGINADI, encoded by the exons ATGGGGCGGAGAGGGGAGCCCTACTACGTCGAGGCGGCGCCGCCGGTGGACGTGAACAAGAACACGGAGTGGTTCATGTACCCGGGCGTCTGGACCACCTACATCCTCCTGCTCTTCTTCGCTTGGCTCCTCGTCCTCTCCGTCTCCGGATGCTCCCCGGGGGCTGCCTGGACCGTCGTCAACCTCGCGCACTTCGCC ATCACTTACCACTTCTTCCACTGGAAGAAAGGAACCCCTTTTGCTGCTGATGACCAAGGCATCTACAGCAGATTGACATGGTGGGAGCAAATGGACAATGGTCAGCAGCTTACTCGGAACAGAAAGTTTTTGACTGTGGTACCTGTGGTGCT GTATCTGATTGCATCGCACTTGACCGACTACAAGCAGCCGATGTTTTTCCTCAATACGATTGCAGTTTTTGTGCTGGTTGTGGCGAAATTGCCGAACATGCACAAGGTCCGCATATTTGGAATCAATGCAGACATCTGA